A region of the Pseudomonas sp. A34-9 genome:
GACTGGCGGGGGCGGCGGCGCGCCAACGGATTCTGCAGTTGCTCGAACTGGTCGGTATTCAGCGCCCGCGCGAGCGGCTCAAGGCTTATCCGCATCAACTCTCGGGCGGTCAGCGCCAGCGGGTGATGATCGCCATGGCGCTGGCCTGCGAGCCGCAGTTGTTGATTGCCGACGAGCCGACCACGGCGCTGGACGTGACCGTGCAACGCAAGATTCTGCTGCTGCTCAAGGAGCTGCAAGAACGGCTCGGCATGGCGCTGCTGATCATCAGTCATGATCTGAATCTGGTGCGTAATATCGCGCAGCGGGTGGCGGTCATGCGCGGCGGGGTGATTGTCGAGCAGGCTTCTTGCGAACAGTTGTTCAGCGCGCCGCAACATCCTTACAGCATCGAATTGCTCAACGCTGAGCCGGGTGGCGAGGCATTGTGTCGGGAACCTGCCGAGGATTTGCTGCAGGTACGCGATCTCAATGTGCGCTTTCGTTTGGGCGGTGGTTGGCTGCGCGCGAAATCCTGGTTGCACGCGGTCAACGGCATTGACTTGAATCTTCAACGCGGCAAGACCTTGGGGATCGTCGGCGAATCCGGTTCCGGTAAATCGACGTTGGGCCAGGCGATTCTGCGTCTGATCGACGCTCAAGGCAGCATCCGCTTTCAGGGCGAGGCGCTGGAACACTTGAGCGGCAAGCAACTCAGGCCGCTGCGCAAACGCCTGCAAGTGGTGTTTCAGGATCCGTTCGGCAGTCTCAGTCCGCGCCTGTGCGTGGCGCAGATCATCGCCGAAGGTTTGCAGGTGCACAGCAATTTGAACGTCCACGAGCGTGAGAGGGCGGTGATTGATGTGCTGCGTGAAGTCGGCCTCGATCCGGCAACTCGCCATCGCTATCCCCACGAGTTTTCCGGGGGGCAGCGGCAACGCATCGCGATTGCCCGGGCACTGGTGCTCAAGCCAGATCTGATTTTGCTCGATGAGCCGACCTCGGCACTGGATCGCACGGTGCAAAAACAGATCGTTGGATTGTTGCGACGTTTGCAGGCGGAGCATGGCCTGACCTATCTGTTCATCAGCCACGATCTGGCGGTGGTGCGCGCGTTGGCCCATGACTTGATTGTGATGAAAGAGGGCGAAGTGGTGGAGCATGGCGAGACGAATGCGCTGTTTGATGCGGCGCAGCATCCGTATACACGAGAGTTGCTGGCTGCGTCATACAGGGCTTGACGCCTGCAGGAGCGGTCGAGTGAAACGAGGCTGCGATCTTTTGCCTTCGGGTTGGAAAAAACAAGGACGAAAGATCGCAGCGTGGCGCAGCGCCTACAGGGTCGAAACGCAAAAATCCCGCCACAGGGGGCGGGATTTTTTGTGTAACTGAACAGCGCTATTACGACGGGAACAGCTCGGACAGTTTCATCGACAGCATCATGTCGCCTTCAACGCGCAGCTTGCCGCCCATGAAAGCCTGCATGCCGTCGGTTTCGCCGCTGACGATACCTTTCAGGGTTTCGCTGTCCAGCACCAGCGTGCAGTTGGCGTCCGGGTTTTCGCCTTCCTGGATATCGCAGGTGCCATCTTTGACGATCAGCGCGTACTGCTTGCCTTCGTCAGTGATGTTGAAACCGAAGACCAGATCCAGACCGGCAGCAGCGGCTGGGTTGAACTTGGCTTGCATTGCTTTTACGGCATCGGCTACGGAGGTCATGGTTCGATCCTTATGGGTTGATTACAGCAAGGTTCACAGTTAACCGGACTCAGCGGAAAGTGATGAGTTCCGGAGCCTTCAACAGTTGCAGATGTGCGTGACTGTTGAAGGAGGCCAAAGCCACCTCGCGACCGCGGAACTTCAGCTGGTTGAGCGAGGTGTTGACGATTTGCCAGTTCAATTCAAAGGCCTGTTTTGCCGGCATTTGCGTAATAAGGTGGAGCAGGGCGGTGATGGTGCCGCCGGAGGTGAACACGGCGATTTTTTGATTTTTGTCGGCCAGATCCAGAATTCGGTGCAACCCGGCCTGCACGCGTTCGACAAAACCCAGCCAGCTTTCCAGCCCCGGTGTGTCATAAGTGCCGGCCAGCCAGCGCTCGATGATCAGAGCGAAAATGCGTTGGAATTCGCCACGGTTCTGCGCGGCGTTGCGCAGGATGTCGAGGGCTTCCGGCTCGTCAGCCAGCATGTCCGGGAGCAGGGCGCGAATCACCGCGTCGGCATCGAATTCGTTGAACGCGGAATCGGTTTCCAGGATCGGCACCGGCAGCCCTTTGGCGGCGTATTGCGCCAGCGCGCTGGTGGCCGTGTGCTGCTGGCGACGCAGGTCACCGGCGAGGCAGCGATCTAAGCTGATGCCCAGTTCAGCGAGATGCTGACCGAGGATTTCTGCCTGGCGCACGCCGGTCGGCGACAGGACGTCATAGTCGTCTGCACCAAAGGAGGCCTGGCCATGTCGAATCAAGTAGATGCTGCCCACGTCCGCGTCATCCCGGTACGTTGAAGGTTGTGGCGAGGTTATGAGGATGGCGGAGAGCTGTCAATGAAAAAACATACGCTTGTTTGAAATGCCCGTTACAGGGGTGTTGCCAGAGGTTTCACGGCTGGCCGACAAGCCGGCG
Encoded here:
- a CDS encoding ABC transporter ATP-binding protein codes for the protein MPEQLIEIRDLRVAFNGQPVVHGIDLDIRPGECLALVGESGSGKSVTAHSILQLLDPAITRIDGSIRYAGEELLGVHERYLRQLRGNRIAMIFQEPMSSLNPLHTIERQLGESLALHKGLAGAAARQRILQLLELVGIQRPRERLKAYPHQLSGGQRQRVMIAMALACEPQLLIADEPTTALDVTVQRKILLLLKELQERLGMALLIISHDLNLVRNIAQRVAVMRGGVIVEQASCEQLFSAPQHPYSIELLNAEPGGEALCREPAEDLLQVRDLNVRFRLGGGWLRAKSWLHAVNGIDLNLQRGKTLGIVGESGSGKSTLGQAILRLIDAQGSIRFQGEALEHLSGKQLRPLRKRLQVVFQDPFGSLSPRLCVAQIIAEGLQVHSNLNVHERERAVIDVLREVGLDPATRHRYPHEFSGGQRQRIAIARALVLKPDLILLDEPTSALDRTVQKQIVGLLRRLQAEHGLTYLFISHDLAVVRALAHDLIVMKEGEVVEHGETNALFDAAQHPYTRELLAASYRA
- a CDS encoding SCP2 sterol-binding domain-containing protein, with the translated sequence MTSVADAVKAMQAKFNPAAAAGLDLVFGFNITDEGKQYALIVKDGTCDIQEGENPDANCTLVLDSETLKGIVSGETDGMQAFMGGKLRVEGDMMLSMKLSELFPS
- a CDS encoding histidine phosphatase family protein, which produces MGSIYLIRHGQASFGADDYDVLSPTGVRQAEILGQHLAELGISLDRCLAGDLRRQQHTATSALAQYAAKGLPVPILETDSAFNEFDADAVIRALLPDMLADEPEALDILRNAAQNRGEFQRIFALIIERWLAGTYDTPGLESWLGFVERVQAGLHRILDLADKNQKIAVFTSGGTITALLHLITQMPAKQAFELNWQIVNTSLNQLKFRGREVALASFNSHAHLQLLKAPELITFR